The bacterium region CACAGGATCTCCCCCAGCAGCGCATAGTCGGTCTGGATCCCCTGCTCCTTCACCTTGGCCGCGAAAGCGAGAGCGCTCTCCTGGGCCATCTTGGACTGATCGATCCGCCAGTGAACGGGAATCTCAATCACGGTGGGGTCCAGGGTGGGATCGGCCAGATTTTCCGCCCGGAGGAATTCCGCCACGTGGCGGGCCAGCTCCACATCATGTTCTCGAGTTCCGCCCTTGACCACATGCACGGGAAAGACCGTCACCGAGACGACTCCATCCCTCGCCTGGAAGCTGCGCGCCGCATTTTTCGCGATGTAGGACGAGCACGAGCAGAACACCAAAGTCGGAAGCAGCATCAAGCCGGCCCCACAACGGATTTGCATGCCAAATCTGTTCATGACCATCTCCTTCCGCTCTAGGAACAATGTGAGTCAGGGGGAAGCTATCACCACAGGCAAGTCGTCGAGGTCTGGATGCGGACGAGCTTAGGTCATTCGGTTACGACTGTCAAGTCATTTTTGCGGATAGTAATAGCTTTTTACTGAGACTGCTCAATCGAACAACCCTTACTCATAACCGAAGAACTTGCCTGATTCATGAACAGGCTCCTCCCTGTTCAAAATCCGACAAGCCCAGCAGGCTGGACTTGTTCACTGCTCACCTGCGCAAGAAGTTGCATTTACCCATCAACAGGTTAGCCGCGGACTTGCCTTCCTCCAGGTGAGGCCCAATAGTTGCAGTAGCCAAAGCTCGCACACATACCCACCCTATCATCCGGAACCGAATATGAAACAACCATCGCTTTCTCTCATTCTGACTTTGGCATTGGCGCTGTGGGCTAGGCCGGCCGATGCCTTTGTCACCAAATCAGGCGCCGTCGGCGGGCAAACCTGGACGGCGGACACCTACCAGGTCACCGGTGACCTGCGGTCAACTCCGGGGACAGCTTGACCCTGGAACCCGGCTGCGTCGTCAAGTTCAATTTCAACACGGGCTTGCGCGTCAACGGCACCTTGATCGCCCCCGGCACGGCGGAGCACGGCATTGTCTTCACCAGCCGCGACGACGACACGCTGGGCGAGATCCTCCCTTCGTCGGACGGAGTGCCGACCCCGGGGGATTGGGACGGTGTCCAGCTCTACGGCTACGTGGGCAATCAGGGCAGCGCGACGCTGGACCATGTGCTGCTGCGCCACGGGGTAGGCAGCGCCGCCGCCTACCAGGGCGGCCTCTACTGCTACTACAGCGACTGGGCCACAATCCAGGACTGCGTGTTCGAGCGCTGCCTGGGCAACGGTGTGCGCGCCTACAACTGCGGCCCGGTGTTCCGTCGCTGCCGGTTCCAGGACAACGGCGCCCACGGCCTGGCCGGCTCCAATGGCGGCCGGGTGGAGGCCTGGGATTGCACCTTCACCGGCAACACCCAGTACGCAGCCTGGTTGAGCGGCGTCAATCCCGCCTCTTATGGCGGCAACAGCGGCAGCGGCAATGGGACCGACGTCCTTGCTGTGAGCGGCAGCCTCAGCGGGTCCGCCCGCTGGCAGATCCAGGCTCCCGGATTCGCCCTGGGTCTGCTGGGAGGAGTGAGCGTCCCCGTGGCCGACACCCTGACACTGGATGCCGGTGTGGTGGTCAAGTGCCTGGCCGGCAGTTCCCTCACCATGAACGGCGTGCTGCGCCTGCTGGGAACGAGTGACAGCCCGGTGGTACTCACCTCCATCCATGACGACAGCTGGGCGGGGGATTCCAACAACAACGGCGCGGGCACGGCGCCGGCGCCCGGCGACTGGCTCGGCATTGATGCCTACGGCTACCTGTCCAATCGCGGGGTGTTGGAGGCCGAACATTGCCGGGTGCGCTACGGCGGCAACGCCGCCAGCGCCTGGGACGCCAACGTGCGCACGAGCTACTCCGACCAGGCCACCTTCCGCCACAGCATCAGCGAATTCAGCGCCACGGCGGGATACAAGGCGAACAACTGCGGCGCGCTGCTGGAGCACAGCACCTTTCGCGGCAACCTGGGTCATGGCGTGGAGGGCGGCAGCGGCAACCAGATCAGCGCCATGGACTGCCAGTTCATCGACAATGGCGGCCACGGCGCCTGGCTGGCGGCTGGCTCCTTGCCGTCCCTGGGAGGCAACGGCGGCAGCGGCAATGGCGTCAACGGCTTCGGACTCAGCGGCGGCACGGGCGGCTCCATCCATTGGTCCGCCAATCAGCCGGGCTTCCCATATGTCCTCACGGGCGCCCTGACGGTCTCCACGAGTGATTCCTTGACCATCGGCCCAGGAACGGTCATCAAGGGCGCTCCCGGCTCGTCCCTGACGGCCAGCGGCGCCCTCCTGCTCCGCGGCGAGGAGGGCGGAGCCATCGTCTTCACCTCCCTCAAGGACGACGACTGGGGCGGTGACACCAACATGGACGGGGCGGCCACCGCGCCGGCCCCGGGGGACTGGCGCGGCATCGACACCTACGGCTACTTGTCCAGTCGGGGCATCCTCGAGGCCGACCACTGCCTGCTGCGCTACGGCGGGGACGCCGCCAGCTCCTTCGACGCCAACCTGCACTTCAACTACTCGGACACGGGCAATCTTCGCCACTGCGCCATCGAGCACAGCGCCACCGCCGGGGTGCGAGTCCACTCCGCGACCCCCCGCATCGAGCATTGCACCTTCCATGGCAACCTGGGGTCGGGGGTGGTGTCGACCACCAGCGGCGTGCCTGATATCATCGCCTGCACCTTCACCGGGCATCCGGGCTATGCCGGCCAGCTGACCGGAGCGCTAGCAGCCTGTCGGGCTTGGGCCTTGGATGGGATTCGCGCCCAAATTGAGGCCGGTTTTTCGGAATTTTCGCAGGGCATACTGGTGGTCTGTTCAAGAAAATTGCGGAAAATCCGGACCGATTGGGGCGATGAAGACCGCCAAGTGGCCAAGTCCGACAGGCTGCTAGGTTCTTTCAGCGGCAATGGCGGCAGCGGCAACGGCATCAACGGCCTGAGTCTTAGCGGCACGGTGGCCAACCAGGTCTGGGGCGAGTGCCTGGGAAGCTTCGCCTATGTCCTCACGGGCACGGTGACCGTGTCCGCCCCCGACACCCTGCGTCTGGAAGCCGGCGCCCAGGTGAAGGGCGGGGCGGGCCAGCAGCTGCGCGCCGAGGGCGTGCTGATCGCCACCGGCACGCCCGAGGCGCCGGTTCGAATGACCTCCCTCACGGACGATGAGTGGGGCGGCGACACCAACGGCGACGGCGACGCCACGACCGCGCTGCCCGGGGATTGGTATGGATTGAATGCCCATGGCTACCTGAGCTTGAATGGAGAATTGTGGCTGGAACACTGCCAGGTGCGCTACGGCGGCAGCGGCAGCAACGCCGCCAACATCCTGCTGGCCTACTCCGACCGGGCTGAGCTGCGTCATTGCCTGGTCGAACGCAGCTCAAGTTCCGGCATTCGCTGCTTCATCTCCAGTCCCGACATCAGCCACAGCCGCATCGTGGACAACTCCTACACCGGCTTGCGCATCGAAAGCGGTCAGCCACGCTTCGGGGCCGCGGACCACAGCGCCAGAGGCTACAACACCTTCCTGGGCAACGGCGGCGGCGCCGGTTTCCAGGTGCGCAACGAAACCAGCAACACGATCGAGGGCTGCTACAACGACTGGGGCGTCTACACGGCGGCGGCCATCGACGCGCTGATCTACGATGACAACGAGGCATCCAGCCGCGGTCCCGTCATCTTCGACCCCTTCATCATCGACGCGCCGCCCAGCCGCATCACGCTCATCCGCGCCGACCCGCTGGCGGGCACCGTGCTGGTCTGCTGGAGGCCCGTCAAGGAGGCCCT contains the following coding sequences:
- a CDS encoding right-handed parallel beta-helix repeat-containing protein — its product is MTLEPGCVVKFNFNTGLRVNGTLIAPGTAEHGIVFTSRDDDTLGEILPSSDGVPTPGDWDGVQLYGYVGNQGSATLDHVLLRHGVGSAAAYQGGLYCYYSDWATIQDCVFERCLGNGVRAYNCGPVFRRCRFQDNGAHGLAGSNGGRVEAWDCTFTGNTQYAAWLSGVNPASYGGNSGSGNGTDVLAVSGSLSGSARWQIQAPGFALGLLGGVSVPVADTLTLDAGVVVKCLAGSSLTMNGVLRLLGTSDSPVVLTSIHDDSWAGDSNNNGAGTAPAPGDWLGIDAYGYLSNRGVLEAEHCRVRYGGNAASAWDANVRTSYSDQATFRHSISEFSATAGYKANNCGALLEHSTFRGNLGHGVEGGSGNQISAMDCQFIDNGGHGAWLAAGSLPSLGGNGGSGNGVNGFGLSGGTGGSIHWSANQPGFPYVLTGALTVSTSDSLTIGPGTVIKGAPGSSLTASGALLLRGEEGGAIVFTSLKDDDWGGDTNMDGAATAPAPGDWRGIDTYGYLSSRGILEADHCLLRYGGDAASSFDANLHFNYSDTGNLRHCAIEHSATAGVRVHSATPRIEHCTFHGNLGSGVVSTTSGVPDIIACTFTGHPGYAGQLTGALAACRAWALDGIRAQIEAGFSEFSQGILVVCSRKLRKIRTDWGDEDRQVAKSDRLLGSFSGNGGSGNGINGLSLSGTVANQVWGECLGSFAYVLTGTVTVSAPDTLRLEAGAQVKGGAGQQLRAEGVLIATGTPEAPVRMTSLTDDEWGGDTNGDGDATTALPGDWYGLNAHGYLSLNGELWLEHCQVRYGGSGSNAANILLAYSDRAELRHCLVERSSSSGIRCFISSPDISHSRIVDNSYTGLRIESGQPRFGAADHSARGYNTFLGNGGGAGFQVRNETSNTIEGCYNDWGVYTAAAIDALIYDDNEASSRGPVIFDPFIIDAPPSRITLIRADPLAGTVLVCWRPVKEALGYRVYSGMTAYELTLDESGQFDDASWTAPWPGNKRFYQVRVLTE